The DNA window AGTTGGCGGCGTTCCTATCGGTCCTTTCGGGCGATCTCGAAAACCCATGCACCGCAATGGATGCCCTCGAAGCGTTCTACATCGCCGAGGCCTGTGAGTTGTCACGCACCGAGCGCCGCCCGGTTTCAGTGGCCGAAGTCCGGCGCTGATCCCTTCGTTGCGTCGGGCCGCGCACCTGCGGCCCGACGCTTCGTTACCCTCCAGCGTCGGTGAGCTGCTCGCGCCGCCGCTGCCGATCGACAGCTCGGCGTTCTCGCGCCGCAGCCACAGCAACTCCTCGCATTCGGACTCGCTCAACTTCTCGCCGCCGACGCGGTCGACGCGGTCACGGGCCCCCAGTTCGCGAGGGTCCCGTCGTTGATGCCCAGTTCACGGGCCGCCTGCGCGATCGAGCGCCCGGTCTCGCGCACGATCCGCACCGCTCCCTCACGGAACTCCGGATCGAACTTACGTCCCTTCTCCGCCATCTGGCCTTTCCTCTATGGTCAGGCCTCCACGATATGAGGGGAATCGCACATGCGCCGTCCGCAGGTTTCGTGGAGCAGCAACCCTTTGTATGGGTAGGGGTGCTGACGGCGGGTGGTAGTCCTACCTGTCGACTGGGGGCCTCGCGCAGCGAGCTGTAGTTGTGTCCGCTCGAAGGTGTCCTTGCTGATCAGTGCATCGTGAGCGGGTTGTCGGAATGGACCTATTCGCGTTGGGGCCGTCGCTGCGGCTTATGATCGAGTTGTCGGAGCCAGCTGGTTTCGCCTCGAGAGGTGAGTACATGAGTCGCTCATGGTGCGGTCGGGGTGGCGGGGCGGAGCAGACACGCGAATTTTCCGGGAAGTCCGCGCCAGTGATCGGGCGAGCGGTCGGTGTCCGAGGGTAATGCCCAGGGGACGCGACGCGACCTGACGTTCGGCATCGCGGCGGAACTGGTTGCGGCCGGGTTCGCCGACGCCCAGGAGATCGGCCGCGGCGCATTCGGCATCGTGTACCAGTGCGCCGAGTCCGCACTCGATCGTGCCGTGGCGGTCAAGGTTCTCGACTCCGCGGTCGACGATCAGGACCGGACCCGCTTCCTGCGCGAACAACGTGCGCTGGCGAAGTTCTCGACCCACCCGAACATCGTGCAGGTGCTGACGACCGATACCACCGTAACCGGACGGCCGTTCATCGTAATGCCCCTCCACCGCCGAGGTTCACTCGAAGCACGGATTCGCGCCGACGGACCATTGCCCTGGCAGGAGGTGCTGTCCGTGGGAGTGAAGCTGGCCGGCGCGCTGGCGACCGCGCACGCCTGCGGCGTCATCCATCGCGACGTCAATCCCGCCAATGTCCTGATCACCGACTACGGTGAACCGCAGCTGGCGGACTTCGGTATCGCCCGCGTCGGCGGCGCATTCGAGACAGCGACCGGCCTCATCGCGGGGACCCCGGCCTACACGGCTCCGGAGGTGGTACGCGGCGAACCTCCAACGGTCTCCTCGGATATCTACGGGCTGGGCGCGACGCTGTTCACGATTCTCACAGGCCACGCCGCGTTCGAGCGCAGGGCGGGTGAGTCGATGGTGGCGCAGTTCGTGCGCATGACGGCAGAACCCGTCCCCGACCTGCGATCCGCCGGTGTACCGGCGATGGTGTGCACCGTCCTCGAAGCCGCGATGGCCACCGACCCCGCCGACCGGCCGGCCACTGCCCAGGATTTCGGCGAGCGGTTGCGCACCGTGCAGTTCTCCTGCGGGCTGCCGCTGGACACGATGGCCGCCCCGGCGCAAGACGGATCCGTCGAAACCATGTCCGCCGTCGGCGGACAACCGATCCCGCCGACAACGACAACTGCTGCGACCGCGTTGCACCCGCAACCGACGCCGACGACCCGATACCGTCCGCCGACGACGCTGCGCCGACTGGTCGATCGCCCGCGATTGCTGGAGACCCTGCAGGAGGGACAATCCAGCCGGCTGGTCCTCATTCACGGCCCGGCCGGTTTCGGCAAGAGCACCCTGGCCGCGCAGTGGGCGCACGCCCTCGACGCGGATGGCGTCCGCGTCGCCTGGTTGGCGATCGCGGAGGACGACAACAATGTCGTGTGGTTCCTGAGCCACTTGGTGGAGGCGATTCGGCAGGCTCGTCCCGCACTGGCGATCGAACTGACGCAGATTCTCGAGGAGGGTTCCAGCCCTGCGGCGCCGCAGGTGATGGCGGCCCTGATCAACGAGATCCATGACAGCGGGCAGCCTGTTGCCGTCGTGATCGACGACTGGCACCAAGTGACCAGTCCGGCGACCCTCGCCGCGATGGAGTTCCTGCTCGACAACGGGTGCCATCACCTGCGATTGATCGTCACCAGCCGCACTCGCACCGGTCTGCCGTTGGGGCGCATGAGCGTTCAGGACGAACTGGTGGAAATCGACGAGAGCGCACTGCGCTTCGATTCCGGGGAAACGGCGGACTTCCTGGTCGGTGTCAAGAGACTGCACCTTTCCGACGCGGACCTCGACCGACTGCGGGAGTCGACGGAGGGCTGGGTGGCGGCGCTCCAGCTCGCCTCACTGTCGCTGCGTGGCAAGGAGAATCCCGAGGAGTACCTGGACCAGATCTCGGGACAGCACTATGCCATCGGCGAATACTTGATGGAAAACGTTGTCGGCGCGCTCGAACCCACGATGCTCGACTTCGTAACTCGGACTGCGGTCACCGACACGATCTGCGGAGATCTCGCTCAGACGCTGACCGGAGTGCAGTCAGGGCAGGAACGGCTCGAGGAGGTGCGGCGCCGAGACCTGTTCCTGCGCAGCGTCGATGACGAACTGCGGTGGTTCCGCTATCACGGGCTCTTCGCGGACTTCTTGCGCCGCAAACTGATCCAGCAGCATCCTGGCCTGCTCGAACAGCTCCACCTGACCGCGTCGACCTGGTTCGCCAGGCACGAAATGCTCACCGAAGCCGTGGATCACGCACTCGCGGCCGGCGCCGCCCAGCAGGCGAAACAACTGGTGCAAGAATGCGCCGACACGCTGATCGAAGATTCCCGCATGGCCACCTTCCTAGGGCTGGTGGCGAAACTGCCCGCCGCGATCACGGTTGCCGATCCACGGCTGCAACTGTCGGTCGCCTGGGCCAACATCTCACTCCAGCGCCCCACCGCCACCCGAACCGCGCTGGATCGCGTGGACGCGGCACTGGCAACCGCCGCCCCGGACGATCCCGTGAACGCAGACCTGCGCATCCAGGCTGATGTGGCGCGAGCCGCAGAACACCTCGTGACGGATCGGTTCAAGGATTTCCCGGATGCCGCCGCGGCGCGGCTGCAGCAGCCCGTTCGACCGTTCTTCGCCAACGTCGCGGCCACCACCGCGGCCGCGGCCGCATTTTATCGTTTCGACTTCGCCGGTGCCCGCCGCTGGCACGCATGGGCCGCACCCTACCGGACCCGCGCCAACGGCCCGGCCGGCGTGGTATACGGCGCCTGCATTGCCGGGAAAGCCGCCGCCGAACAGCTCGACATCGCCGAAGCCGAGGCGATCTTCCGCTCCGCGCTCACCCTCGCCCGCAATACCAGCAGCCGGTCCCACGCGACCCGGCTGGCCAGCGGCCTACTCGGCGAATTGCTCTACCAGAAAGGGCAATGCATCGAAGCCGCCGAGCTGCTGGCACCCGGTCCCGGCGTCGAGGCCGGCGCCATGGAATTCCTGGTTGCCGCCTACGGAACCGGTGCCAGGCTGGCAGCAGTGCGCGGCGACCTCGATGCCGCGCGACAACGGTTGGACGAGGGACAAACGGTCGCAGAGAAACTCGCCCTGCCACGGCTGAGCGCCCGCATTTTGAACGAGCGGGTACAACTGGGTCTGCCGATCACCGATGAGGACCGACACACGCTCGAGCACCTACCCGCGTACCGCCGGCAACCAAACCACACACTCGCGGTCACAGCCGAGCTCACCTACGACTCCGCCATTCGCCTCCTACTCTCCCAACAGTCACCGGACGCGGCCGCGCACGCAGTCGCCGACGCCGAACGGATCGTTGCCGAAATCCATACACAACCTCGCCCCCGCGCTCTATTGCAGGCTCAATTGCTGTACGGCGGATGCCTTTGCGCCGCCGGACGAACCGATCAGGCGATTGCCTGCCTGGCTCCGGCACTTTCTCGGTGTGCCGAACTCGGTCTCGTCCGAGTGGCCGTGGACAGCGGACCCGCGATCGCGCCGGTCGTGGAGACCCTGCTCGATGCCCCGGAGGGGCCCGGTCGGCCACCCAGGCCCTTCCTGCGACAGGTCCTGAACGAGATCGATGAGATCGGCGGACGGAGGTATCACGAATGAACAAGCGGTGTCGCGCCATCGGCGCCGAATGGGACCACGACGTCCTCGTCGTCACCGAAGTATCGGTTGCGACCGAGCCCTAGGTCAGAAGCCACTGCCGCCGCGCGTGCCGCAAATGGCCGGACACACCACTCGGCGAGTGCGCGAAATGGAAACTGGCCAAACGCATTACACAAGCCGAGCGGTGGACGGCCGCCGCCTCGACCCGGCACGCCGCACCGCGACCACCTGATTCGAATCCTCGTACACGATCTCCCCCGGCGAACCGGAATCCAACCGCACCCACCCCACGCCATGCGCGTCAAGAATCGCGAGATACCCCTCCACCCGCCCGATCATCCCCACAGCCGCCGCCTTGAACCACGACGCGGCCCCCGGATGAACCGCACGGTCGTAGATCCCAGGGTCCACCTCACTCGGATCAACAAGATTCGCGTTGTACCAATCATTGTTGACTCGCCGAAACCGCTCCTGCTCCCCCGTCAGCACCCCCGCCCGCGCCAACCCATTGACCAGCCCGAACACCCCCGGATACCGCCCATGCCGGTTCGGGCTCGCAGCCTCGAACCGCACAAACCGACGCTCGCTCACGAACCCGTTGTACCGCAAAAGATGTCACACCCTGCTGCAACACTTCTTGTAGTCAGCGCGACCACCCGCTGACCTCTAGAAGCCGACATCCTCGGGGGACCTCATGCTATTCGCCGCCCTCACCACCATCTCGATCCTCTGCATCACCGCCGCAGTCACCGCCCTGACCGCATCCATAGCCACCGACTCCCTCGCTACCAAAGCCACCCAATCCGCCAAGTCCTGCTTCATCGGCGACAACCTCCCCACCGACG is part of the Nocardia sp. NBC_00565 genome and encodes:
- a CDS encoding protein kinase domain-containing protein; this encodes MSEGNAQGTRRDLTFGIAAELVAAGFADAQEIGRGAFGIVYQCAESALDRAVAVKVLDSAVDDQDRTRFLREQRALAKFSTHPNIVQVLTTDTTVTGRPFIVMPLHRRGSLEARIRADGPLPWQEVLSVGVKLAGALATAHACGVIHRDVNPANVLITDYGEPQLADFGIARVGGAFETATGLIAGTPAYTAPEVVRGEPPTVSSDIYGLGATLFTILTGHAAFERRAGESMVAQFVRMTAEPVPDLRSAGVPAMVCTVLEAAMATDPADRPATAQDFGERLRTVQFSCGLPLDTMAAPAQDGSVETMSAVGGQPIPPTTTTAATALHPQPTPTTRYRPPTTLRRLVDRPRLLETLQEGQSSRLVLIHGPAGFGKSTLAAQWAHALDADGVRVAWLAIAEDDNNVVWFLSHLVEAIRQARPALAIELTQILEEGSSPAAPQVMAALINEIHDSGQPVAVVIDDWHQVTSPATLAAMEFLLDNGCHHLRLIVTSRTRTGLPLGRMSVQDELVEIDESALRFDSGETADFLVGVKRLHLSDADLDRLRESTEGWVAALQLASLSLRGKENPEEYLDQISGQHYAIGEYLMENVVGALEPTMLDFVTRTAVTDTICGDLAQTLTGVQSGQERLEEVRRRDLFLRSVDDELRWFRYHGLFADFLRRKLIQQHPGLLEQLHLTASTWFARHEMLTEAVDHALAAGAAQQAKQLVQECADTLIEDSRMATFLGLVAKLPAAITVADPRLQLSVAWANISLQRPTATRTALDRVDAALATAAPDDPVNADLRIQADVARAAEHLVTDRFKDFPDAAAARLQQPVRPFFANVAATTAAAAAFYRFDFAGARRWHAWAAPYRTRANGPAGVVYGACIAGKAAAEQLDIAEAEAIFRSALTLARNTSSRSHATRLASGLLGELLYQKGQCIEAAELLAPGPGVEAGAMEFLVAAYGTGARLAAVRGDLDAARQRLDEGQTVAEKLALPRLSARILNERVQLGLPITDEDRHTLEHLPAYRRQPNHTLAVTAELTYDSAIRLLLSQQSPDAAAHAVADAERIVAEIHTQPRPRALLQAQLLYGGCLCAAGRTDQAIACLAPALSRCAELGLVRVAVDSGPAIAPVVETLLDAPEGPGRPPRPFLRQVLNEIDEIGGRRYHE
- a CDS encoding transposase produces the protein MAEKGRKFDPEFREGAVRIVRETGRSIAQAARELGINDGTLANWGPVTASTASAARS